Sequence from the Drosophila subpulchrella strain 33 F10 #4 breed RU33 chromosome 3R, RU_Dsub_v1.1 Primary Assembly, whole genome shotgun sequence genome:
CGGTTTCGCGCAGCTCCTCGAGGATCTCCTCGAAGTGCATCCGGTTGGGCTTCTTCATCTCCGCCTCCAGCATCTGGCCATAGGGACCCCTGAGGGGTCGCTTCGAGAACCGCTTGTAGTCGTAGTCGCCTCCGCTGGGCGTGGGACTCGAGGTGATCCGCTCCCTTTCCCGCTCCCTGGCAGCCCGGTCGCACTCGTTGTCCGAGGTGGAGTCGGTGCGCAGGAAGCTGAGGCTGCGACTGGAGGCATCGTCCTTCTCTTCGCTGCTGTGGCAGCTGAAGTTGCTCAGCAGCTGGGCCTTGTCGCGACCCAAGCCGCCGCTGCCCCAGGAAGGGGAACCCTTCTCCAGCTCGGGGGTGTTCAGTTCAAAGGAATAGGAGCTCTGGGGACTGCTGATGTACATCTGCGAGGCGCCGGGCGTGTTCACATCCGGGGATTCCGGCTTAATGGCATTCAGATTGGCCACACCAATGTCCAGAGCAAGGCCACGTTGTGGTGGCTCCGTTGGAGCCTGCCAATCCGCATTGTCTATGTACATCCCCTTTCGTTTGGTGGACTTGTCCAGGTGCCTCCTCTGCCGCTCATCCGTGCTGTGCCGCGGTGTGGCTATGGCCTCCAGGGAGCTCCTCAGATCCACATTGGTCAGGTCCAGATCATCGTGGCTATACTGCTTGCAGTGCTGCCCCACCGAGGGATTCTTAGCCGTGGTGGCCACCTCCACTTGCGGCACATCCTCGATCTTGGCCAGCTCGTCACCCTCCTCGGAGGATCGACTCACCGATATGGTGGGCACCAGGTCACTCCGCACAGCTGTGGTCAGAGTCGAGGGCGTCTGGGAGATTTTGCAGGCTGCATGCGGAATGGGTGGCTGTATGGTCTCTGGCACAATGCCAAACTCCTCGGGGGCCACCTCTACCCATTCCTGGGCCGGAGTCTCCAGCCATTCTTGGGCGGCACACTCATAAACGGGCACTGGTATCTCGCAGGTGGTGGCTGTCTGCAGAAAGTTATCCGGTGGTGCCTCCAGAGGCAGCTGCTCCTCCATCAAAGTGGCCAAATTGGGTGCACTGCCACTCACCGACGAGGTGGGTGGTGTGATCTCCAAGACCGGATGTATTTGCGGCTGCACTTCCTCCTTAATCAGGCAATCGCTCTCGGATTGAATGGTGTCCGTCAGGGATTCCATGGTGGCATGGGCGGCTATCACACTGCTGGCGGTGGCAGCAGCACCAGCCACTGGGAACAGGATGCCCGAGCTGCCACTGGCAGTCAACTCGTTGCTAAAGATGTCCTCCTCCTGGATGGCGTCGTGATCCAGAGACTTCTCCTGGCCGTAATTCAGATTGATGCTAAGTTCAGCCTTCTTCAGCGGTATTCGCACCCAACCGGGATCGGGATGATGAGACGCCTGTTCCTCTTCTTTAGAGGGCGTAGGACTGGGACTGGGCGCCTCAATGGCCTTGTCCCGCTTAAGGCGATCCCTTAGAGCGCTCAGCGTGGACTTGCAGTCGATTTGCGAAAACGAAACGGAGCGAAATGGTGCCACCTTGTGGTGCGCACTGCGTGAATCCGGCCGAGATGCTAGCGCCGTGCTCTCGAAACTGGCACTGCCGCCAGTGGCCGACGCATCTACGCATCTGCTGGCCGCAGGTCGATGGTTTTGATTCTGCTGCGCAGGTGGGGGCGGGGACTTGGACTTCTCGCGGTTGCTCAGCATGAAGGCCTCCAGGTTGGAGAGACTGGTGTTTGGCCGCAGCGAGGCAAAGATGCGGGCTGCGGTGCTGAGACTGCCACtgccacctcctcctcctcctcctcctcctcccccTCCACTGTGATGAATGCTGCCCGCCTCCGACTCGGAAGTCTGACTGGCACCCGTATCCTGGCGCTCCAGGTGGGATGTCCGGGGCTTTCGTGGCGGTGGCACtggtggcggcggcggcggcggtggcggagtgggcgtggaGGAGGCGCGGGAACTGCTGCCGCCACCTCCTCCGCCCCGCAAAAGTTCTGTTAGCTCGCGCAGACGCTCCGAGCGATCCGACGTCTTGCGCTGCTTCTCCGGACCGGAAGTGGATGGCGAGGAAGAGGACGTGGACGTGGATGCGGAGGTGGAGGCTGGGGCAGCTGGTGATGATTTACGTCCAAAACCAAGGCGCTGAAAGCGGTCCAGGGTATTACGTCGTTTCTCCATTGTGTGCTGAAAAAAGAGCGAGAAAAGGGTGGAAAGAATTCGAGTTAAACGTTTATTATTCATCGGCTGCCCGGGCCAATTATCACCCCCCCTCTCCACAACCATGTCTTTTTATGGACTAGCTGTGGGCGTACTTGTGATTCCACCCAACCCCCCTAGCACACTTCCCACCCcgacaacaaaataaaaacaaacaaatcgCACTGGCAATTCAATTCGATACACTGAAACATCAGCAAACATTGAGTCAACGCGGCGTATgtgtaatattaaaaaaagggAAAGGGAAACtactgaagaattcgcgttccCAAAAGGATCCTATGGGATATTCGGATTGCTAATTGGAATGAGCTTGAGCATTATGTATTCCAATTTCCGGAACCTCATGCTGATGAGCGTTATATTAGGCGCCTTCTCAGATCCCAGCGTCATTATATTCGCTGCACAATGACACACATACCAATACCAGGCAAACCGAAAGAGAACACAATGTAAGGAAAGCTAGCGGTGCTCTATATATATTAAGCCGATTCGTttatacatacacacacacagtgaTATTTTTAGTATAAACAACTGATCTCAGCCGCATATATAAAAGTACGTATTCCACATACGTATTTAAATCCAAATACATATaggtatatatgtatgtaggcGGAATATACAGAAAATACAAGAGATCTTTGGCTATGACTGGGAATGAATGAGCGGACAGGCCAACTTACAATACACCGCTAGAAAGTTGGCATGGgtgtttaaatatttagaatTATCATTGTCTTGATAAAgttatatactatatatagatatatactGTATCCTAATAGTTCctaagtattttttttagtattaaaAAGATATACTGTTTTTCAGAACCACTGACCTATTTAATAATCCTTTTCCAACCCGAAACTATAGTATTTCTAACTTTTTCTCCTAGTGCACGCATTAAAAGAATCCTACAAATAACACAAAAGTAGAGCAATACCACCAAAGAGATCTCTGGTGAGCAGAACTCTCGCAAGCACCACAAATCACAGGCTAAAATCCCACATTCTCCCGAACTCTCCAATTGAGCGGCAGAACGTGCCGTTCAGGTGGTgcccatccatccatccatccgtACATATATGACTTATTCTCTGGCCCCAACTACAATCTCCGAGAGATATTTTCTTTTCCCATTGAACGGAAAACAAAACGTACGAGTAACTATATGATATATGGTATCAATAAAATCGATCAAAACAAAAGGTTTATGGCTGAAAATTGCACTCCCTGACAGTTCGGTGATGAATGGTGGCTATCGAGTATtggaaaatacaaatatacattttatctATATCTGCTAGAGGTTGATTTGCTCTTTCTCAATTCATCCATTTTGGGTTCTATATTATCTTAACTCATCGTATGTTTTTCGATATATTTTATCACATTGAACTGATCTCTTGattatttctttaatttttctaaTTCATTTTCATAGTGctctttatttttggcctGAACTTACCCCGTTCTCCTTGTTAACCTCGTATGGAGCATCCACATGGGAATTGCAGTGACAGGGCAGGAGTATATGGTTCCGCTTAACTTGGTTTAGATGATTATAGGCGATTTGGTTTATGGGATTCACTTGGATCAGTGCATTGCACTCACGATTGTGTTGCTGGGGCAGAGAAAACGTACTTTCCCGGTCGCTTCTATCGGGGTTTATAACATTTGCGGTCACACGCGATAAGTCGGTATAGGGATCGTAAGGAACTTTGGGCTCTGCGTAATATTGTACTTGCAAACGCGATTCACTCAGTGATTTCTGCACTCCGTTGCTCTTTTCTACCACCACTTCCGGTTCCGAGTCGAAGGTCAGGCGGCCGTGTCGATCATAGCATAGGGATCGCGGCCCCTTCAGCAATCCCCAAGTGCAATCCCCACTTGAACCGAAACGACAATTGTAATTTATGTTATTGCTGAAGTTTCCCTCGAAGGCATAGGGATTGTAATCCTTGGGGAGGCAACAGCTGTTGGCGGGATAGATTCGAGGTGGAAAGTGAGGGGAGTTGGCAGGtggctgatgatgatgatgatgatgttgctgctgctgctgctgttgctgatgGCAGACCAAACGTCGGGTCTTCAGAGCTGGTTCATCGGATACAGAAGAGTCTATATAGACACGCGGTTTTGGAGGAACTGGTGGCGGATGGCGATAGCTTCGATGGCTAACGGTGGCACAGGAATTGTAgtgttgcagttgctgctgctggttgagatgttgctgctgttgctgctgctgctgctgctgcttcagatgctgctgctgtgaCAGTTTTTTGTCAATTGTATAACAACAAATTGCTGGTGACTCGTCGCTGATTTCGGATGACAGGGACAACACTGGCGATGACGCGTCTCCCAAAGacgatgttgctgttgctattGCCACTGTTGATTTTTCCGTTTTCGTTGTTGATGTGTTTGGCTGCCGCTTTTCTATTTCTATAACCGGCGGCCGCGCAacgtcatcgtcatcgtcaGCGGCATCCTCATAATGAGCATCGACTAATACGCGCCTCGTGGAATCGACTTCCTCCCCATCGAAGACAAAGCGAAACGACGACAAATCGGACACTGAATCGTAGTCCCCAAACGgcagctgttgctgctgctgctgctgatgatgttgctgctgttgctgttgctgctgctgctgctgctgttgctgttgcttttgGCGGTCCATAGAGCTGCCAACTTGTTGCTGCCTCTCCCCACAGCAATTCTCGCAGAGAATCCGTGAGCTTTTCGCAGCGATGCGAGGAGATAGCTTTTGATGCTGCGTGTTGGCAAAGTATTTGGCAATGGGATCGTACACCTCCTCATCAtcattgttgttattattgttgtggcTGAGATAGGTGAGCGGCGGATTGGCCCTGGCCTCCTGGCCCTGGGCGATCATTGATATGGTTGGTTCCCGGCCTGGCTGGTCATTCCATGAGAGCTTCTTGTAGCCACGTCCTCGCACCACCCTTTGTCCCAACTGCGGAGTGGTGGGCAATGAGCTGGACAGCTTCAGTGGTCCAAGGTGCGGCACCTGCTGATCGCCTGTTGAAAGGTGGGTGAATGTAAGTCAAGTTTTGGCTTGGCTAATCATAGTTGTGCTCCCGATCTTACCACTTATTGCCTCCCCTTCTAAATGGATCACTTCGCTGTCCACTGTCCGCGTGGAGTGGCGCATGCAGCAACAGGATATCAGGCGACTGCTCTTGGTCCTTCTCCTCACCGACTGGTCAACTTCTATGGGTTGAAGTGCCTTGGTCCTCAAGTCACTAAATAATACAAAagataatatattaaatattgcCTGGAAATACTTGATAACTTATTAAGCAAAGACATTGCCTATATTTAGCCTTGGCTCATTTTTATATCTTCTGataagctaaaaataaacttGTATAGCACACATGCATATATGTTTGGATTAACACTTTGAAAGATAAGTTTAAGGCAAATAACTTGAATGTTAGAAGTGTTAAAGGAAAATTCtttgggaatttaattaatatgttgttaaaaaaaactaaaaaataactATTACATCCATAAATCATGCAAAGCTTAggaaaaatctataaaaatataatcttaaaacattttcttgACATGGTTAAGTTTTTTGGGATTCTTATATACCCCCCATTGTTAATTTGTTTATAGGATATTGCAAATGTTCGCCCAAAAGCATGCCACAAGCACTGAACTTCGAACTTTCATGCAAATTTCTGCGATTCTTCATTCTTCACCTCTTCCAATTGCTTCCATTTTcattgtttaaataaaaagttttcatCGGGAGACCTTCATATTTTCCTCGTGAGGGAATGTCATATGTAATGCATCCCTGACGTGCCTCcggcatttttttttatcttataGTAGCTGATGATTCGGTTGAGTGTATTCGCAGTAAAGTTCAGTGCCTCAAATTTAAAGCACACTGTCGATCTATTTTTATCCGGTGCAGCGCATACTTCATTCCCAATGCGATCGGGGCTACAGTAAAATGGGATATTATTGTATGACGATGGATGTCTTTCAATAGAAACATTTAAGAATGTAGTAAACAATTTTTCTGctctattaatattttaaatattagaaaaaaCTTTTGGAAAACAATCATTTTAGACCCAGAGAAAATATGAGGGATATAAAAATAAGTTCAACTCCCACATAAGCTTTCGAAATCCATCTCCATATATTATTTGTGTTTCTTTTTTATCACATAATTGATGTTATTTCGAAAACTACAAATTATTTCTgtagatattttttaattacccTCGGTATTTATGGCAACACTCAAAAGATAATAACCATTTGGCCTCAGCCTCCGAACTGCCACCTTTCGATTTCCTCGAACGGAACCCGAGTGTTACGCATGCGAATTTTTAGCACAGACCATGCTAGTCAAGCCATGACCATGACATGCCCCTCCTTATATATAATACCCGTACCACTAATGCCACCATCCACTATCCGTTGGCTGTCATTAAATATGTTTAGTTCGTTTCCCCCGTTTTTGTTGCATCCACTGGCGTGTCCATTGTCTTTCGGGGATTGGTTACCCGAGTTGGCCAGGCTTTTGTTTCAGTGGAAGACTTTTTCTTTGCCTggctgctgttgcttttgtttttcattttttttattttttctctgCTGAACAAGTGGCTTTCCTATAATCTTAATTGATGTTGAACAAACAGCAGAGCATGTTGCACAAGCCGGAGACGTCTCCAGTTTTTTTGTTCGGGCCACAAAAATCGCCTGCTAGAGTTTACAATCAGCTGTACATTGTTTAAGGAGAGATTTGCATGAGCTTCTTGGCTATCTTTAAAATGATAAACAAATGGCTTAAAGCCTGAAAGTATTTCTAATGGACGggtagaaaataaaaaggaaaataatacAGCAAAGGAACACATTTAAACTTGTAAAAggatttaataaataacatCAGATATgtagaatattttaaatcgaaagaattcaaaataaaaccGCGCCAAGAGCTAACACTTTTCGGGTGTTTTCGGGGTGTAAATATCACGCTAGTTGGGAGTCACACATTTGTCCCCAAAATATCATTCCGCCAGAGaaccaaaaatatattttccacCAGAACACCGAAGATACTTTGAGTGAAAGATGCTCATGGCGAAACAATTGCAGTGCCGTGTACAGTGGACAGTGCGGAACGAAGGCATAAGACAGGTAAAACTTAAAGAAGAATCCCTTAAGTTAAGgtgttaataataatataactCATTTCCAACTCATTATTAATAATGCTGACCGAACCACTTTAATACAATAAATGGGAAgccattaaaaaatgtatttttaaagctgTCAAAGCCAGAAATGTGTTTATTATTCAACTCTTGCTCATCCAATAATTATGAAACTTTCTGTACGCGCGCATATATATAGGTACGTTTATGTGGACGTTCTCGTGTGTACATTGAATTTTGTGTAAGGCATTTTTTAGCAGAGTTTTCTGGGGTGTTAGTCCATCGGATACAAATGTATCTTACGCAGCGTAATCACTCAGGAATGCAGATGCACAGATCTATGCGGTCTGGTTTCGTTTGGGGTTTCGGTGGGTATATTTATAGACCGGCCAGAGCCGAAGCTAGCTTATCAGCAGCTGGACTTGCACTTGTCAAAGCAAAAGATACAGATGCATCCCATCTGTAGCGCGCAATTAGAAGCGCCCCAAGGTCGCCGGAATAATGGGATCTAACTGCCGAGCAGCTGATTTAACTTATCTGCTTGCCAAGAGAGCTCAAAGCCTCCAAAACAACTTTAGCACATAACTGTCCCCGAGAAATCCGTGAGTTTATTGTGAATTCTTTTTCGTGTACGCCAGCTTCTTGATAAATATACAAGTTTTTTTGAGTGTTTGCCCATGGAATACCTGGCCAGATAAACCCCGCACAGAGATATCAGATCTGGCGACAAGGCAAAACGAGCGTCAGCAATCAGAAGTCACAGATAAACAAGATGTAAGAGACAAAAAAAATGGGGCCCAATTGGAGTGTAAGGGAAAGATACATTATAAATAGTTTGCCGCCGCCactcataaataaatacaaattcaattaaaatcatACTCTGGCCAAATCTATATGGAGAACCATTAAAAAACCATAAAAGTTTTGACATGTTGCGAACATTTCGCTGTCAGCTGCAGAAGCGGTTCCATCTCTTGGCTTCCATCTGCgaacaataataacaattaaGCCGGCTCCTCGGCCCCCCGGGTAACACCTATTTTTTCGCTCTTTTTCGTAACTATTTCATAGGCCTGCCCTCCGCGCCAGATTGCCAGATTGCCAGAGTGCCAGAGTCATTTTGACTGACACGTGACAGCGGGATCCGTGATCCGTGGCCAGATGATGCCCAGCCCCCCGCTGCACATCCCACATCGCCATAGGTATAGGCATAGGTATATCCACATCTCCGCCGGCATGCAAAACTTCTTTGTTATGGACTTTATGATTAATCTGCACAGCTTTTCAGCGGCATATCAGCAACACCTCCAGTCATGATGGGATTAGGAGCGCATCTAGCAGATCCCTTTCAATAAGGTATACTCTCTGTATAtctgtatatacatatatatatcagCACACCTCCAGAGGAAGCTATTCCAAATCCCCGACCGTAGGCGACAACGCAGCGCGCCTTTCATATCCATCGCTCACCTGAACTTGGACTTGAATTGAAATCAAGAGTGGCCTGGCCCACAGACCTTGCCAGTCTCTTTTGCATTGCAAATCAAACGATTCTCCCAGTTGGCATTATGAGTATACCCCCCATCAATTGTGGAGCTCAACTTGAAATCGTATCTTTCGGTTCAAGTTCAGATCGGTTTGGTTCAGAGCGAGAGGGAGGGAAAAACATTAGAATGAGACTAAGGGACacccgatactaaacataGTTCGAGAATGCTCTGCTATAAGGTAGTTAAAGCAATGTATTGATGCACTGTGAGTAACATCATTATAACTACATGAATTTATCTCTTAATGAAATGTTTATGAAGTAAATAATATTCAATAGGTAAAATATCTAActtattcaaatatttttaattacatttcaAGAATAGTATGAAATATTGCGGCAGTAAGTTTGTAAATTCTTAGGAAACAAATGTTCCAAAACAATATCTATATTCAAAGGTTCAAGATCAAAGAGTTATAGTGCTATCAGACTTTATAATACGATAGAAACaatgatattttttatatCTGTACTTATAATAGCTGGCTTTTAGCTTGATATAGGGGTTTTCCCCAGTGCGTTGCCCATGGGACGAGTACCCGTAGAAACCACAAAATCGTAACCCACACCTCGAGGCAAAGGCGGAGAAAAATTGGCTCTCGGGGCGAGGCGCGTAATACCAGATGCATCCGATTCGGAATTCCGAAATCGGCATTCGTCTTAGGGAGCAGCCCAATATCTGGCTGGCCAAGCTGGAATTATGTCAGTCAGTCGGTTAGTCAGTTAGTCTGCCTGTCTGGGCCAGGGTTCGACATTTCACTTTTGATTTTCGATTTC
This genomic interval carries:
- the LOC119545755 gene encoding uncharacterized protein LOC119545755 isoform X2, with amino-acid sequence MRHSTRTVDSEVIHLEGEAISGDQQVPHLGPLKLSSSLPTTPQLGQRVVRGRGYKKLSWNDQPGREPTISMIAQGQEARANPPLTYLSHNNNNNNDDEEVYDPIAKYFANTQHQKLSPRIAAKSSRILCENCCGERQQQVGSSMDRQKQQQQQQQQQQQQQQQHHQQQQQQQLPFGDYDSVSDLSSFRFVFDGEEVDSTRRVLVDAHYEDAADDDDDVARPPVIEIEKRQPNTSTTKTEKSTVAIATATSSLGDASSPVLSLSSEISDESPAICCYTIDKKLSQQQHLKQQQQQQQQQQHLNQQQQLQHYNSCATVSHRSYRHPPPVPPKPRVYIDSSVSDEPALKTRRLVCHQQQQQQQQHHHHHHQPPANSPHFPPRIYPANSCCLPKDYNPYAFEGNFSNNINYNCRFGSSGDCTWGLLKGPRSLCYDRHGRLTFDSEPEVVVEKSNGVQKSLSESRLQVQYYAEPKVPYDPYTDLSRVTANVINPDRSDRESTFSLPQQHNRECNALIQVNPINQIAYNHLNQVKRNHILLPCHCNSHVDAPYEVNKENGHTMEKRRNTLDRFQRLGFGRKSSPAAPASTSASTSTSSSSPSTSGPEKQRKTSDRSERLRELTELLRGGGGGGSSSRASSTPTPPPPPPPPPVPPPRKPRTSHLERQDTGASQTSESEAGSIHHSGGGGGGGGGGGGSGSLSTAARIFASLRPNTSLSNLEAFMLSNREKSKSPPPPAQQNQNHRPAASRCVDASATGGSASFESTALASRPDSRSAHHKVAPFRSVSFSQIDCKSTLSALRDRLKRDKAIEAPSPSPTPSKEEEQASHHPDPGWVRIPLKKAELSINLNYGQEKSLDHDAIQEEDIFSNELTASGSSGILFPVAGAAATASSVIAAHATMESLTDTIQSESDCLIKEEVQPQIHPVLEITPPTSSVSGSAPNLATLMEEQLPLEAPPDNFLQTATTCEIPVPVYECAAQEWLETPAQEWVEVAPEEFGIVPETIQPPIPHAACKISQTPSTLTTAVRSDLVPTISVSRSSEEGDELAKIEDVPQVEVATTAKNPSVGQHCKQYSHDDLDLTNVDLRSSLEAIATPRHSTDERQRRHLDKSTKRKGMYIDNADWQAPTEPPQRGLALDIGVANLNAIKPESPDVNTPGASQMYISSPQSSYSFELNTPELEKGSPSWGSGGLGRDKAQLLSNFSCHSSEEKDDASSRSLSFLRTDSTSDNECDRAARERERERITSSPTPSGGDYDYKRFSKRPLRGPYGQMLEAEMKKPNRMHFEEILEELRETDSLHLRGSAPGGAACGSGGASRNLPQHSNSMRVRKTSTFLPVPSHARAASTPSQLEHTNKAISAATAQISVSAKNLSEAELDDQLHHMKRAASEAPAPKSHHSKRSQSMSTERPSLHHHHSHGHSHGHGHSHSHHHAGKRSMDAGSADKAAKNSPPAGGASESGSGSGGGGKAGLKPSPALLAELLKGSSEKMVSEQRKKTIADTRTYVVQEIYRNEQIYVESLQTVVVKYLKVLKAPEHAGMIDTRTVDEIFFMVPDILEIHEKFLGDLKSRLDDWDVQQKVGDAFMDTFSKLEVLEVYTSFVNNCNRAKNAIRSMKHQRPSFSKFLESTAREHKGKLTLDNLLIKPVQKFPNYELLFQRLIKHTDHDHPDKKHLQDVLKLVHDILVHINCKEREIMENGQREATLRELEGVIEGITDLIAPERQFLLFDLVSMPSGQGARKDRGFFLFNDLLVLTSIKKRSGTIRKPNSSICPGTVATTLDTNKYKFLTKISLDCLEIVKSKDENIKRIVSEIETLAEDCNKLQQITDITVTLKYPHQYLEDVIRELHRDVQRQLSERQTNDTQLNMLELTVSSPNGNQKLTVVFNKTEKRTQWEESFNEAKQKLAATLERHPIPEFLTSIPIRKTRAGLQFTCAAATLSDNRDVWVCNSDGYVGQVCIMSLHPEPNVTSCNGVCNARILCVASVPAYSSSASSRNSSGEQSGSGGQEEKDKRNTPQSYTQQLRDYRKSISPSFQSASASATATPEKKKLTPTPTPVTSGGGDPADPSATSAGGSDPQLELNLSSSDDETEAAAASLNVAGSAGTGSGGTLGERVPSPAPSYHGHQDSNPEEGESNQSTMWIGTEDGCIHVYNSTDNIRIKKNRIKIEHHSAVYSILYLDNRVFVSLANGDICVYLRDGATSWNTCSSHCLSIGTVTSPVNKLLNVNGRLWCSIQGIIKVLDVETLTVINQIQISSDSKPITNMTVSNNHVWISIQNSAHIKCFHSNTHQLITEVNLAPAVNKMLSNCDEIIRQHKAACLRVTSLLCCKDLIWIGTSAGVLLTIPAQGYEKGAINIVPTGIPHGHTGHVRFLTFVETTGLEGAAPGGGGGRDAGGSTSDEYSKQGSIKHSKSKSETNNTLIISGGDGYEDFRNSGANSLSEIAGREDSTNHLLIWQI
- the LOC119545755 gene encoding uncharacterized protein LOC119545755 isoform X1, encoding MPEARQGCITYDIPSRGKYEGLPMKTFYLNNENGSNWKSDLRTKALQPIEVDQSVRRRTKSSRLISCCCMRHSTRTVDSEVIHLEGEAISGDQQVPHLGPLKLSSSLPTTPQLGQRVVRGRGYKKLSWNDQPGREPTISMIAQGQEARANPPLTYLSHNNNNNNDDEEVYDPIAKYFANTQHQKLSPRIAAKSSRILCENCCGERQQQVGSSMDRQKQQQQQQQQQQQQQQQHHQQQQQQQLPFGDYDSVSDLSSFRFVFDGEEVDSTRRVLVDAHYEDAADDDDDVARPPVIEIEKRQPNTSTTKTEKSTVAIATATSSLGDASSPVLSLSSEISDESPAICCYTIDKKLSQQQHLKQQQQQQQQQQHLNQQQQLQHYNSCATVSHRSYRHPPPVPPKPRVYIDSSVSDEPALKTRRLVCHQQQQQQQQHHHHHHQPPANSPHFPPRIYPANSCCLPKDYNPYAFEGNFSNNINYNCRFGSSGDCTWGLLKGPRSLCYDRHGRLTFDSEPEVVVEKSNGVQKSLSESRLQVQYYAEPKVPYDPYTDLSRVTANVINPDRSDRESTFSLPQQHNRECNALIQVNPINQIAYNHLNQVKRNHILLPCHCNSHVDAPYEVNKENGHTMEKRRNTLDRFQRLGFGRKSSPAAPASTSASTSTSSSSPSTSGPEKQRKTSDRSERLRELTELLRGGGGGGSSSRASSTPTPPPPPPPPPVPPPRKPRTSHLERQDTGASQTSESEAGSIHHSGGGGGGGGGGGGSGSLSTAARIFASLRPNTSLSNLEAFMLSNREKSKSPPPPAQQNQNHRPAASRCVDASATGGSASFESTALASRPDSRSAHHKVAPFRSVSFSQIDCKSTLSALRDRLKRDKAIEAPSPSPTPSKEEEQASHHPDPGWVRIPLKKAELSINLNYGQEKSLDHDAIQEEDIFSNELTASGSSGILFPVAGAAATASSVIAAHATMESLTDTIQSESDCLIKEEVQPQIHPVLEITPPTSSVSGSAPNLATLMEEQLPLEAPPDNFLQTATTCEIPVPVYECAAQEWLETPAQEWVEVAPEEFGIVPETIQPPIPHAACKISQTPSTLTTAVRSDLVPTISVSRSSEEGDELAKIEDVPQVEVATTAKNPSVGQHCKQYSHDDLDLTNVDLRSSLEAIATPRHSTDERQRRHLDKSTKRKGMYIDNADWQAPTEPPQRGLALDIGVANLNAIKPESPDVNTPGASQMYISSPQSSYSFELNTPELEKGSPSWGSGGLGRDKAQLLSNFSCHSSEEKDDASSRSLSFLRTDSTSDNECDRAARERERERITSSPTPSGGDYDYKRFSKRPLRGPYGQMLEAEMKKPNRMHFEEILEELRETDSLHLRGSAPGGAACGSGGASRNLPQHSNSMRVRKTSTFLPVPSHARAASTPSQLEHTNKAISAATAQISVSAKNLSEAELDDQLHHMKRAASEAPAPKSHHSKRSQSMSTERPSLHHHHSHGHSHGHGHSHSHHHAGKRSMDAGSADKAAKNSPPAGGASESGSGSGGGGKAGLKPSPALLAELLKGSSEKMVSEQRKKTIADTRTYVVQEIYRNEQIYVESLQTVVVKYLKVLKAPEHAGMIDTRTVDEIFFMVPDILEIHEKFLGDLKSRLDDWDVQQKVGDAFMDTFSKLEVLEVYTSFVNNCNRAKNAIRSMKHQRPSFSKFLESTAREHKGKLTLDNLLIKPVQKFPNYELLFQRLIKHTDHDHPDKKHLQDVLKLVHDILVHINCKEREIMENGQREATLRELEGVIEGITDLIAPERQFLLFDLVSMPSGQGARKDRGFFLFNDLLVLTSIKKRSGTIRKPNSSICPGTVATTLDTNKYKFLTKISLDCLEIVKSKDENIKRIVSEIETLAEDCNKLQQITDITVTLKYPHQYLEDVIRELHRDVQRQLSERQTNDTQLNMLELTVSSPNGNQKLTVVFNKTEKRTQWEESFNEAKQKLAATLERHPIPEFLTSIPIRKTRAGLQFTCAAATLSDNRDVWVCNSDGYVGQVCIMSLHPEPNVTSCNGVCNARILCVASVPAYSSSASSRNSSGEQSGSGGQEEKDKRNTPQSYTQQLRDYRKSISPSFQSASASATATPEKKKLTPTPTPVTSGGGDPADPSATSAGGSDPQLELNLSSSDDETEAAAASLNVAGSAGTGSGGTLGERVPSPAPSYHGHQDSNPEEGESNQSTMWIGTEDGCIHVYNSTDNIRIKKNRIKIEHHSAVYSILYLDNRVFVSLANGDICVYLRDGATSWNTCSSHCLSIGTVTSPVNKLLNVNGRLWCSIQGIIKVLDVETLTVINQIQISSDSKPITNMTVSNNHVWISIQNSAHIKCFHSNTHQLITEVNLAPAVNKMLSNCDEIIRQHKAACLRVTSLLCCKDLIWIGTSAGVLLTIPAQGYEKGAINIVPTGIPHGHTGHVRFLTFVETTGLEGAAPGGGGGRDAGGSTSDEYSKQGSIKHSKSKSETNNTLIISGGDGYEDFRNSGANSLSEIAGREDSTNHLLIWQI